The Geodermatophilaceae bacterium NBWT11 genome has a segment encoding these proteins:
- the malQ gene encoding 4-alpha-glucanotransferase gives MPTITPRCAGRRPAGATGSDEDGPVSQDPSPPVTDRWGIDASWLDALDTEHTVEQATIDLLREVIGEPPADLEDTAPIVVRPGDALEVDEAVVVLEDGTSRDVDGELPEDFPLGYHRIRTPDGRDRLLVVTPSRCWLPEDRSWGWAVQLYAARGTGSAGIGDLADLRTVRELAESQGAGFVLVNPLHAVGPGPEQEDSPYLPATRRFRNPLYLRLDDVPGVQLTDADRARAAELNGAELIDRDAVWAFKRAVLERSFDAGAEGFRDWWWHQGQPLQDWATWAAVADAHGANWPDWPAELQDPRSDGVRRWVADHEQQVAFHAWLQWLLDGQLSVATGDLTVIQDLPIGVSGGGADAWAWQDVLAQGGVSVGAPPDAFNAAGQDWGSPPLVPWRLRAADYEPFVESIRSTMAGAGGLRIDHVMGLFRLWWVPGNDPTAGAYVRYPAEDMLGIVALESHRAQAVVVGEDLGTVEDGVREAMAEHGVLSYRLLWFEDDAPSSWPAASMGAITTHDLPTVAGLWTGSDVREQVELGTGEEEQLEKDRRQLLAHLTDHAEGPAKRATPGRAVEAAHRLLATAPCTLLSATLDDALAVERRPNVPGAMERPNWRLPLPVPVEELAGHRGVRSVARALGTGIPPL, from the coding sequence ATGCCGACCATCACACCCCGGTGCGCGGGCCGCCGCCCGGCGGGTGCGACCGGCAGCGACGAGGATGGACCGGTGAGCCAGGACCCGTCCCCGCCCGTCACCGACCGCTGGGGCATCGACGCCTCCTGGCTCGACGCCCTCGACACCGAACACACCGTCGAGCAGGCCACGATCGACCTGCTGCGCGAGGTGATCGGCGAACCGCCGGCCGACCTCGAGGACACCGCCCCGATCGTCGTCCGCCCCGGGGACGCCCTGGAGGTCGACGAGGCCGTCGTGGTCCTCGAGGACGGCACCAGCCGGGACGTCGACGGCGAGCTGCCCGAGGACTTCCCGCTGGGCTACCACCGGATCCGCACGCCCGACGGCCGGGACCGGCTGCTCGTGGTGACGCCGAGCCGCTGCTGGCTCCCCGAGGACCGCAGCTGGGGCTGGGCCGTGCAGCTCTACGCCGCCCGGGGCACCGGCTCGGCGGGCATCGGCGACCTGGCCGACCTGCGCACGGTCCGGGAGCTGGCCGAGAGCCAGGGCGCCGGGTTCGTGCTGGTCAACCCGCTGCACGCGGTGGGCCCGGGCCCCGAGCAGGAGGACAGCCCCTACCTGCCGGCCACCCGCCGCTTCCGCAACCCGCTCTACCTGCGCCTGGACGACGTCCCCGGGGTGCAGCTCACCGACGCCGACCGGGCCCGGGCCGCCGAGCTCAACGGCGCCGAGCTGATCGACCGGGATGCGGTCTGGGCGTTCAAGCGCGCGGTGCTCGAGCGGTCCTTCGACGCGGGCGCCGAGGGCTTCCGGGACTGGTGGTGGCACCAGGGCCAGCCGCTGCAGGACTGGGCCACCTGGGCCGCGGTCGCCGACGCGCACGGCGCGAACTGGCCCGACTGGCCAGCGGAGCTGCAGGACCCCCGCTCGGACGGCGTCCGCCGCTGGGTGGCCGACCACGAGCAGCAGGTCGCCTTCCACGCCTGGCTGCAGTGGCTGCTCGACGGCCAGCTGTCCGTGGCGACCGGCGACCTCACCGTCATCCAGGACCTGCCGATCGGCGTCTCCGGCGGCGGCGCGGACGCGTGGGCCTGGCAGGACGTGCTCGCCCAGGGCGGGGTGAGCGTCGGGGCTCCCCCGGACGCGTTCAACGCCGCCGGGCAGGACTGGGGCTCCCCGCCGCTGGTGCCATGGCGGCTGCGGGCGGCGGACTACGAGCCGTTCGTCGAGTCGATCCGCTCGACCATGGCCGGCGCCGGTGGGCTGCGGATCGACCACGTGATGGGCCTGTTCCGCCTGTGGTGGGTGCCGGGCAACGACCCGACCGCCGGGGCGTACGTCCGCTACCCGGCCGAGGACATGCTGGGGATCGTCGCGCTGGAGAGCCACCGCGCGCAGGCCGTCGTCGTCGGGGAGGACCTGGGCACCGTCGAGGACGGCGTCCGGGAGGCCATGGCCGAGCACGGGGTGCTCTCCTACCGGCTGCTCTGGTTCGAGGACGACGCGCCGAGCTCCTGGCCGGCCGCCTCGATGGGGGCGATCACCACCCACGACCTGCCGACCGTGGCCGGGCTGTGGACCGGGTCCGACGTGCGCGAGCAGGTGGAGCTGGGCACCGGCGAGGAGGAGCAGCTGGAGAAGGACCGCAGGCAGCTGCTGGCGCACCTCACCGACCACGCCGAGGGGCCGGCGAAGCGGGCCACCCCGGGCAGGGCCGTGGAGGCCGCCCACCGGCTGCTGGCGACCGCCCCGTGCACCCTGCTGTCGGCCACCCTGGACGACGCGCTGGCCGTCGAGCGGCGGCCGAACGTGCCCGGTGCGATGGAGCGGCCGAACTGGCGGCTGCCCCTCCCGGTGCCGGTCGAGGAGCTCGCCGGGCACCGCGGGGTGCGCTCCGTGGCACGCGCGCTGGGCACGGGAATTCCACCGTTGTAG
- a CDS encoding alpha/beta hydrolase: MSSWLLCHPPLLSAAVLGPLRDGLRARGHEVVVPDLRSAVETAGEWWVRYAEQAVADGFGSDRPVDVVVGYSGAGVVLPRVAAAVRAARVVWVDAVVPARSGVTLPSPDLRAMVRGMARDGLLPPWPTWWGPDALTELVPDPELRAQITAEAPSLPVDLYDQAVPVPDSWPDADVTYVHLSPAYDADAEEARRRGWRVVGDGAGMHTDVATDPAAVLELLG; this comes from the coding sequence ATGTCGTCCTGGCTGCTGTGCCACCCGCCCCTGCTCAGCGCTGCCGTCCTCGGGCCGTTGCGCGACGGGCTGCGCGCGCGGGGTCACGAGGTCGTCGTCCCCGACCTCCGGTCGGCGGTGGAGACGGCCGGGGAGTGGTGGGTGCGGTACGCCGAGCAGGCCGTCGCCGACGGCTTCGGGTCGGACCGCCCGGTCGACGTGGTGGTCGGGTACTCGGGGGCCGGCGTCGTCCTGCCCCGGGTCGCCGCGGCGGTGCGAGCCGCGCGGGTGGTGTGGGTGGACGCCGTCGTCCCGGCCCGCTCGGGGGTGACGCTGCCCTCGCCGGACCTGCGGGCGATGGTCCGGGGGATGGCCCGGGACGGTCTGCTCCCGCCCTGGCCGACGTGGTGGGGCCCCGACGCCCTGACCGAGCTCGTGCCCGACCCGGAGCTGCGGGCGCAGATCACCGCCGAGGCGCCGTCACTGCCGGTCGACCTGTACGACCAGGCGGTCCCGGTGCCGGACAGCTGGCCCGATGCCGACGTCACCTACGTGCACCTGTCGCCGGCCTACGACGCCGACGCCGAGGAGGCCCGCCGGCGGGGGTGGCGGGTGGTCGGTGACGGCGCCGGCATGCACACCGACGTCGCCACCGACCCCGCGGCCGTGCTGGAGCTGCTGGGCTGA
- a CDS encoding CoA ester lyase codes for MQRRHVAPDISRSWLLVNGARDHAEFDAALASRADQVILDIEDAVDPKAKPQARASVVEYLSTERDRQAWVRINDHSTPFWADDVTALAGLPGLAGVMLAKTEAAEHVTETYDRLGGSTRVLALVESALGIEETVRIASARGAFRLAFGSGDYRRDTGTAADDLAMAYPRSRLVVGSRIGGLPGPIDGPTVGSSHGVLREATGVTVSLGLTGKLCLDVEQLPVINEVISPTPSDVAWATDFLADFEARGQVIRDGSDLPRLGRARKITTLATALGIQPS; via the coding sequence GTGCAGAGACGACACGTGGCCCCCGACATCTCCCGCTCCTGGCTGCTGGTCAACGGCGCCCGCGACCACGCCGAGTTCGACGCGGCGCTGGCCTCCCGGGCCGACCAGGTGATCCTCGACATCGAGGACGCGGTGGACCCCAAGGCCAAGCCGCAGGCCCGCGCCTCGGTCGTGGAGTACCTCTCCACCGAGCGCGACCGCCAGGCCTGGGTGCGGATCAACGACCACTCCACCCCGTTCTGGGCCGACGACGTCACCGCCCTGGCCGGCCTGCCCGGCCTGGCCGGCGTGATGCTCGCCAAGACCGAGGCCGCCGAGCACGTCACCGAGACCTACGACCGGCTCGGTGGCTCCACCCGGGTGCTGGCGCTCGTGGAGTCCGCCCTGGGCATCGAGGAGACGGTGCGGATCGCCTCGGCGCGCGGCGCCTTCCGGCTGGCCTTCGGCTCCGGTGACTACCGCCGCGACACCGGCACCGCCGCCGACGACCTGGCGATGGCCTACCCGCGCTCCCGCCTGGTCGTGGGCAGCCGGATCGGCGGCCTGCCCGGCCCGATCGACGGCCCGACCGTCGGCTCCAGCCACGGCGTGCTGCGCGAGGCCACCGGCGTCACCGTCTCCCTGGGCCTCACCGGCAAGCTCTGCCTGGACGTCGAGCAGCTACCGGTGATCAACGAGGTCATCAGCCCCACCCCCTCCGACGTCGCCTGGGCCACAGACTTCCTGGCCGACTTCGAGGCCCGCGGCCAGGTCATCCGGGACGGCAGCGACCTGCCCCGGCTCGGTCGCGCACGCAAGATCACCACGCTGGCGACGGCGCTGGGCATCCAGCCCTCCTGA
- the hrpB gene encoding ATP-dependent helicase HrpB, protein MLPPPGTPGTDLPVRAVLGELTDALTRHGTAVLVAPPGTGKTSLVPLELAATGTVLVAEPRRVAARAAARRMASLVGERVGDRVGFSVRGESRRSAATRIEVVTTGLLLRRLQADPELAGVDTVVLDEVHERQTDTDLALAFALDVRATLRPELRLLAMSATAQAQRLSELLGAAPVVEATGALFDVETVWCPPRPPVQPPLGTRVDPRLLDAVADTVRRALTETTGDVLVFLPGAAEIGGVQNRLGGLDVDVRPLHGRLPSAEQDAALTPGPRRRVVLATDVAESSLTVPGVRVVVDAGLARTPRVDLSRGLGALVTVPASVAAATQRAGRAGREGPGRVYRLWSEAEHGRRPAAPEPEMATADLTPVALELATWGAPGGVGLALLDPPPEAAMAVAGQTLRTLGAVDDEGRVTDRGRQLSGVGAHPRLARALVDGTPLVGRRRAAEVVALLSADGSPRSDDLVAALREARQGHGPWREEVRRLERAVPDVGRTDLTDDAAAGLVTALAHPEWLARRRPKTERTYLLAAGTGAELPQGTALGGAEWIAVAAADRAPGRRDARVRLAVAVDQDTALEVGAHTDGPEVVWRDGDVRAARVERLGAIVLTQRPLPDPDPDLVAAAVAEGLRTEGLALLRWTPAATSLRERLAAAHAGLGEPWPAVDDRTLSDALGATPQVRAARDRHDLRRLDVLAALRALVPWELAATLEDAVPEKVTVPGGGGHTVDYSNPESPTASMRVQEAFGWKTTPTVAGRPLRLELLSPARRVVATTGDLAGFWQTGYPTVRSELKGRYPKHPWPEDPARALPIRRVKPRS, encoded by the coding sequence GTGCTGCCACCTCCCGGGACCCCCGGCACCGACCTGCCGGTGCGGGCGGTGCTCGGTGAGCTGACCGACGCCCTGACCCGGCACGGCACCGCGGTGCTGGTCGCACCGCCCGGCACCGGGAAGACCTCGCTGGTCCCCCTCGAGCTGGCCGCGACGGGCACGGTGCTGGTCGCCGAGCCGCGCCGGGTGGCCGCCCGCGCCGCGGCCCGCCGGATGGCCTCGCTGGTCGGCGAGCGGGTGGGCGACCGGGTCGGGTTCAGCGTGCGCGGGGAGTCGAGGAGGTCGGCGGCGACCCGGATCGAGGTGGTGACCACGGGGCTGCTGCTCCGCCGGCTGCAGGCCGACCCCGAGCTGGCCGGCGTCGACACGGTGGTCCTGGACGAGGTGCACGAGCGGCAGACCGACACCGACCTCGCGCTGGCCTTCGCCCTCGACGTGCGGGCGACGCTGCGCCCGGAGCTCCGGCTGCTGGCCATGTCGGCCACCGCGCAGGCACAGCGGCTGAGCGAGCTCCTGGGCGCCGCGCCCGTCGTCGAGGCCACCGGGGCGCTGTTCGACGTGGAGACCGTGTGGTGTCCCCCGCGACCTCCGGTGCAGCCACCGCTGGGCACCCGGGTCGACCCGCGGCTGCTGGACGCCGTCGCCGACACCGTCCGCCGGGCGCTGACCGAGACCACCGGCGACGTGCTCGTCTTCCTGCCCGGGGCCGCGGAGATCGGCGGGGTGCAGAACCGGCTCGGCGGTCTGGACGTCGACGTCCGCCCGCTGCACGGCCGGCTGCCCAGCGCCGAGCAGGACGCCGCCCTGACCCCCGGACCGCGGCGCCGGGTGGTGCTGGCCACCGACGTCGCCGAGTCCAGCCTCACCGTCCCCGGCGTCCGGGTGGTCGTCGACGCCGGACTGGCCCGCACCCCCCGGGTCGACCTCTCCCGCGGTCTGGGCGCGCTGGTCACCGTGCCCGCGTCGGTCGCCGCAGCCACCCAGCGCGCCGGCCGGGCCGGGCGCGAGGGGCCGGGGCGGGTGTACCGGCTGTGGTCGGAGGCCGAGCACGGTCGCCGTCCGGCCGCCCCGGAGCCGGAGATGGCCACCGCCGACCTGACCCCGGTCGCCCTGGAGCTCGCGACCTGGGGCGCCCCCGGCGGCGTCGGGCTGGCACTGCTCGACCCGCCCCCGGAGGCCGCGATGGCCGTGGCCGGGCAGACGCTGCGCACCCTCGGCGCGGTCGACGACGAGGGCCGGGTGACCGACCGTGGTCGCCAGCTCTCCGGGGTCGGCGCGCACCCGCGGCTGGCCCGCGCCCTGGTCGACGGCACCCCGCTGGTCGGCCGGCGCCGAGCCGCGGAGGTGGTCGCGCTGCTGTCGGCCGACGGCAGCCCGCGCTCGGACGACCTGGTCGCGGCACTGCGTGAGGCCCGGCAAGGACACGGGCCGTGGCGGGAGGAGGTGCGCCGGCTGGAGCGCGCCGTGCCCGACGTCGGCCGCACCGACCTGACCGACGACGCCGCAGCCGGCCTGGTCACCGCGTTGGCCCACCCCGAGTGGCTGGCCCGCCGCAGACCGAAGACCGAGCGCACCTACCTGCTCGCCGCCGGCACCGGGGCGGAGCTGCCCCAGGGCACCGCCCTGGGCGGAGCGGAGTGGATCGCGGTGGCCGCCGCCGACCGCGCACCGGGCCGCCGGGACGCCCGGGTCCGGCTGGCCGTCGCCGTCGACCAGGACACCGCGCTCGAGGTGGGCGCGCACACCGACGGCCCCGAGGTGGTCTGGCGGGACGGCGACGTGCGGGCCGCCCGGGTCGAGCGGCTCGGCGCGATCGTGCTCACCCAGCGCCCGCTGCCCGACCCCGACCCCGACCTGGTCGCGGCCGCGGTCGCCGAGGGCCTGCGCACCGAGGGGCTGGCGCTGCTGCGCTGGACCCCGGCTGCGACATCGCTGCGCGAGCGGTTGGCCGCCGCGCACGCCGGGCTCGGCGAACCGTGGCCGGCCGTCGACGACCGCACGCTGAGCGACGCCCTGGGGGCCACCCCGCAGGTGCGGGCCGCCCGCGACCGGCACGACCTGCGCCGGCTCGATGTCCTCGCCGCGCTGCGGGCGCTGGTGCCGTGGGAGCTGGCCGCCACGCTGGAGGACGCCGTCCCGGAGAAGGTGACCGTCCCCGGCGGCGGCGGGCACACGGTCGACTACTCCAACCCGGAGAGCCCGACGGCCTCGATGCGGGTGCAGGAGGCCTTCGGCTGGAAGACGACCCCGACGGTGGCCGGGCGGCCGCTGCGCCTGGAGCTGCTCTCCCCCGCCCGCCGGGTGGTGGCCACCACCGGCGACCTGGCCGGCTTCTGGCAGACGGGCTACCCGACCGTGCGCAGCGAGCTCAAGGGCCGCTACCCCAAGCACCCCTGGCCCGAGGACCCCGCCCGGGCGCTGCCGATCCGGCGGGTCAAGCCCCGGAGCTGA
- a CDS encoding TIGR03885 family FMN-dependent LLM class oxidoreductase, whose amino-acid sequence MTVIGFHASHEQIPPRDLLAAVQHAEQVGFTAAMCSDHFEPWSVRQGQSGFAWAWLGAAMATTSLPFGAVNAPGQRYHPAVIAQGIATLNQMFPGRFWIALGSGQLMNEHITGGKWLRKELRDARLRECVDVIRALLAGEEVTHDGLVTVDRARLWTLPEQQPALIAPAVTPETARRGADWADGLITINQPHDRLREVLAAYRDAGGHGPATLQLHLSWAPDADEAMETAYDQWRSNVLPPPLCWELEGAKSFDQVAALVSREDVAQAVRVSADLGQHAAWIAEYAELGFDRVVLHHVGQTQTAFLDAFGEHVLPQLDVEVPEPTLAIDPPGPPGIRRPEQEPQPAVLA is encoded by the coding sequence ATGACCGTGATCGGCTTCCACGCCAGCCACGAGCAGATCCCACCGCGGGACCTGCTCGCCGCCGTCCAGCACGCCGAGCAGGTCGGCTTCACCGCCGCGATGTGCTCCGACCACTTCGAGCCGTGGAGCGTCCGCCAGGGCCAGTCCGGGTTCGCCTGGGCCTGGCTCGGGGCCGCGATGGCCACGACGTCGCTGCCCTTCGGTGCGGTGAACGCACCGGGGCAGCGGTACCACCCGGCCGTGATCGCCCAGGGCATCGCGACGCTGAACCAGATGTTCCCCGGCCGGTTCTGGATCGCCCTGGGCAGCGGCCAGCTGATGAACGAGCACATCACCGGCGGGAAGTGGCTGCGCAAGGAGCTGCGCGACGCCCGGCTGCGCGAGTGCGTCGACGTCATCCGCGCCCTGCTGGCCGGCGAGGAGGTCACCCACGACGGGCTGGTGACCGTCGACCGGGCCCGGCTGTGGACCCTGCCCGAGCAGCAGCCCGCCCTCATCGCCCCGGCCGTCACCCCGGAGACCGCGCGCCGCGGCGCCGACTGGGCCGACGGGCTGATCACCATCAACCAGCCGCACGACCGGCTGCGCGAGGTGCTCGCCGCCTACCGCGACGCCGGCGGCCACGGCCCGGCCACCCTGCAGCTGCACCTGTCCTGGGCGCCGGACGCCGACGAGGCGATGGAGACCGCCTACGACCAGTGGCGCTCCAACGTGCTGCCCCCGCCGCTGTGCTGGGAGCTCGAGGGCGCGAAGAGCTTCGACCAGGTCGCCGCGCTGGTCAGCCGCGAGGACGTCGCCCAGGCCGTGCGGGTGTCCGCCGACCTCGGCCAGCACGCGGCCTGGATCGCCGAGTACGCCGAGCTCGGGTTCGACCGGGTCGTGCTGCACCACGTGGGCCAGACCCAGACGGCGTTCCTGGACGCGTTCGGGGAGCACGTGCTGCCCCAGCTCGACGTCGAGGTGCCCGAGCCGACGCTGGCCATCGACCCGCCCGGGCCGCCCGGCATCCGTCGTCCCGAGCAGGAGCCCCAGCCGGCGGTGCTGGCGTGA
- a CDS encoding trehalose synthase, which yields MRITDTADLWWKNAVLYCLDVETFMDWNDDGVGDFTGLAQRLDHLVDLGVTCLWLMPFYPTAERDDGYDITDFYGVDPRLGNHGDVVEVIRTAHDRGLRVIADLVVNHTSDQHPWFKESRRSTDNPYRDWYVWRSDTPPDTSDQVVFPDQEDSIWELDEKTGEYYLHQFYKTQPDLNVTNPVVRDEIAKIVGFWTQLGLDGFRMDAVPFLIDTSGNTEGQAETLPDPHAYLRDIRAFLDRRTNGGILLGEVNLPFEEQLEFYGGTDGDELTMQFDFIGMQATYLSLARGDAGPLVTALQGRPATSPDSQWATFVRNHDELTLDKLTEDERQEVFAAFGPDPEMQVYDRGLIRRLPPMLAGDPRRVRMVYSLLFSLPGTPTLFYGEEIGMGEELSVGSRLAVRTPMQWTSGVNGGFSRARASKLPGPVVTGGYAPEFVNVADQRKDPDSLLSFMKRLIARRRECPELGWGALEVLEQPHAAVLAHRCTWDDGSLVAVHNLSAEPVRVPLVLTDCAEGHLLADLLQDGSTPIDDRGRVELALEGYGHRWLRVVEPGTRRLL from the coding sequence GTGAGGATCACCGACACGGCCGACCTGTGGTGGAAGAACGCCGTCCTCTACTGCCTGGACGTCGAGACGTTCATGGACTGGAACGACGACGGGGTCGGGGACTTCACCGGCCTGGCGCAGCGGCTGGACCACCTGGTCGACCTCGGCGTCACCTGCCTGTGGCTGATGCCCTTCTACCCGACCGCCGAACGGGACGACGGGTACGACATCACCGACTTCTACGGCGTGGACCCCCGGCTGGGCAACCACGGCGACGTCGTGGAGGTCATCCGCACCGCCCACGACCGGGGCCTGCGGGTGATCGCCGACCTCGTGGTCAACCACACCTCCGACCAGCACCCCTGGTTCAAGGAGTCCCGGAGGTCCACCGACAACCCGTACCGCGACTGGTACGTCTGGCGCTCGGACACCCCGCCCGACACCAGCGACCAGGTCGTCTTCCCCGACCAGGAGGACTCGATCTGGGAGCTCGACGAGAAGACCGGGGAGTACTACCTCCACCAGTTCTACAAGACCCAGCCCGACCTGAACGTGACGAACCCGGTGGTCCGGGACGAGATCGCCAAGATCGTAGGGTTCTGGACCCAGCTGGGCCTGGACGGCTTCCGGATGGACGCCGTCCCCTTCCTCATCGACACCTCCGGCAACACCGAGGGCCAGGCCGAGACGCTGCCCGACCCGCACGCCTACCTGCGCGACATCCGGGCGTTCCTGGACCGGCGGACCAACGGCGGCATCCTGCTCGGCGAGGTCAACCTGCCCTTCGAGGAGCAGCTGGAGTTCTACGGCGGCACCGACGGCGACGAGCTGACCATGCAGTTCGACTTCATCGGCATGCAGGCCACCTACCTCTCCCTGGCCCGCGGTGACGCCGGCCCGCTGGTGACCGCCCTGCAGGGTCGCCCCGCCACGTCGCCGGACTCGCAGTGGGCCACGTTCGTGCGCAACCACGACGAGCTGACCCTGGACAAGCTGACCGAGGACGAGCGCCAGGAGGTCTTTGCCGCGTTCGGCCCCGACCCGGAGATGCAGGTCTACGACCGGGGCCTCATCCGGCGGCTGCCCCCGATGCTGGCCGGGGACCCCCGCCGGGTGCGGATGGTCTACAGCCTGCTGTTCTCCCTGCCCGGCACCCCCACGCTGTTCTACGGCGAGGAGATCGGCATGGGGGAGGAGCTGTCGGTGGGCAGCCGGCTGGCCGTCCGCACCCCGATGCAGTGGACGTCGGGCGTCAACGGCGGCTTCTCCCGGGCGAGGGCGTCGAAGCTGCCCGGTCCGGTGGTGACCGGCGGGTACGCACCGGAGTTCGTCAACGTGGCCGACCAGCGCAAGGACCCCGACTCGCTGCTGTCGTTCATGAAGCGGTTGATCGCCCGCCGGCGGGAGTGCCCCGAGCTCGGGTGGGGTGCCCTCGAGGTGCTCGAGCAGCCGCACGCCGCGGTGCTGGCGCACCGCTGCACCTGGGACGACGGGAGCCTGGTCGCGGTGCACAACCTGTCCGCCGAGCCGGTGCGGGTGCCGCTGGTGCTCACCGACTGCGCCGAGGGCCACCTGCTCGCCGACCTGCTGCAGGACGGTTCGACGCCGATCGACGACCGCGGTCGGGTCGAGCTGGCGCTGGAGGGCTACGGCCACCGGTGGCTGCGGGTGGTCGAGCCGGGCACCCGTCGGCTGCTCTGA
- a CDS encoding isochorismatase family protein, with translation MPVATLDPTRSALVLVDLQRGLVSRDVAPHPADTVLDNALELAEAFRAAGAPVVLLQMEPPVGGLRQPTDVGTRSDGLQPTLGEVVDEIRPLGDVVLTRHGWGGFHGTALDAELRSRGVDTVVLGGLATNLGVESTARAAHEHGYAVVLVEDAMSSIDAVMHEFAVARVFPLLGRVTTTAAAVAALR, from the coding sequence GTGCCCGTCGCCACGCTCGACCCCACCCGCAGCGCCCTGGTGCTGGTGGACCTGCAACGGGGTCTCGTGAGCCGGGACGTCGCCCCGCACCCGGCGGACACCGTGCTGGACAACGCCCTCGAGCTGGCCGAGGCGTTCCGGGCCGCGGGTGCCCCGGTGGTGCTGCTGCAGATGGAGCCGCCCGTCGGGGGCCTCCGGCAGCCCACCGACGTCGGCACCCGCTCCGACGGCCTGCAGCCCACGCTGGGGGAGGTCGTGGACGAGATCCGTCCGTTGGGCGACGTGGTGCTCACCAGGCACGGGTGGGGCGGCTTCCACGGCACCGCGCTGGACGCCGAGCTGCGCTCCCGCGGGGTGGACACCGTCGTCCTCGGCGGGCTGGCCACCAACCTCGGGGTGGAGTCCACCGCCCGGGCCGCGCACGAGCACGGGTACGCCGTGGTGCTGGTGGAGGACGCGATGAGCAGCATCGACGCCGTCATGCACGAGTTCGCCGTCGCCCGGGTGTTCCCGCTGCTGGGCCGGGTGACGACCACGGCGGCCGCCGTCGCCGCGCTGCGCTGA
- a CDS encoding sulfite exporter TauE/SafE family protein, which translates to MSWWEWALLLLAGVGGGLTGSIAGLASLVSYPALLASGLPPVTANVTNTVALVFNGVGSISASRPELVGQARRLVPLSGAALLGGITGTVLLLLTPAGGFERIVPFLIAGASVAILVQRPPRELAAEGARHSTRSQWGLALGVYAIAIYGGYFGAAAGVLMLAMFLLTTGTTVPRGNAAKNVLLFVANLVAAVGFALFADVAWAAVLPLAIGFFVGGRLGPRVVRRVDGTWLRRVIAVLGLGLALKLGFDAFG; encoded by the coding sequence GTGAGCTGGTGGGAGTGGGCGCTGCTGCTCCTGGCCGGCGTCGGTGGCGGGCTGACCGGGTCGATCGCCGGGCTGGCCTCGCTGGTCAGCTACCCGGCGCTGCTGGCCTCCGGACTGCCGCCGGTGACGGCGAACGTGACCAACACCGTCGCCCTGGTCTTCAACGGGGTGGGCTCGATCAGCGCCTCCCGCCCCGAGCTCGTCGGGCAGGCACGCCGGCTCGTCCCGCTGTCCGGGGCCGCGCTGCTCGGCGGGATCACCGGCACCGTGCTGCTGCTCCTCACCCCGGCCGGGGGCTTCGAGCGGATCGTGCCCTTCCTCATCGCCGGGGCCTCGGTGGCGATCCTCGTGCAGCGCCCGCCCCGGGAGCTGGCCGCCGAGGGGGCCCGGCACTCCACCCGGTCGCAGTGGGGCCTGGCCCTGGGCGTCTACGCGATCGCCATCTACGGCGGCTACTTCGGGGCTGCGGCCGGTGTCCTGATGCTGGCGATGTTCCTGCTCACCACCGGCACCACCGTGCCCCGCGGCAACGCGGCCAAGAACGTGCTCCTGTTCGTGGCGAACCTGGTGGCCGCGGTCGGCTTCGCGCTGTTCGCCGATGTCGCCTGGGCCGCGGTGCTGCCCCTGGCCATCGGGTTCTTCGTGGGCGGGCGGTTGGGGCCGCGGGTGGTGCGTCGGGTGGACGGCACCTGGCTGCGCCGGGTGATCGCCGTCCTCGGTCTGGGCCTGGCGCTGAAGCTGGGCTTCGACGCGTTCGGCTGA
- a CDS encoding sulfite exporter TauE/SafE family protein, with translation MVAVALAGLAAGSINAVVGSGTLVTFPVLLAVGLPPVTATVSNSLGLVPGNLTGAIGYRRELAGQRRLVLSLLPASVLGALTGAFLLLHLPAAAFETVVPGLVALAVVLVATQPLLQRWLARRRERAGAVPLADVRVRGGRLAALFAGAYATGTYGGYFAASQGVLQIGVFGLLLPHSLQQLNAIKNVLTLGVNAVAALTYVVVATDRIDWVAAGLVAGGSLVGGYLGSTFGRRLPAPVLRTAIVALGITAIVVLVTR, from the coding sequence ATGGTCGCGGTCGCCCTGGCCGGGCTGGCCGCGGGGTCGATCAACGCCGTCGTCGGCTCGGGGACGCTGGTCACCTTCCCGGTGCTGCTGGCCGTCGGTCTCCCGCCGGTGACCGCCACGGTGTCGAACTCCCTGGGGCTGGTGCCGGGCAACCTCACCGGCGCGATCGGGTACCGGCGCGAGCTGGCCGGCCAGCGCCGGCTGGTGCTCTCGCTGCTGCCCGCCTCGGTGCTCGGCGCGCTGACCGGGGCGTTCCTGCTGCTGCACCTGCCCGCCGCGGCCTTCGAGACCGTCGTCCCCGGCCTGGTCGCGCTCGCCGTCGTCCTGGTCGCCACCCAGCCGCTGCTGCAGCGGTGGCTCGCCCGGCGCCGGGAGCGGGCCGGCGCCGTCCCGCTGGCCGACGTGCGGGTGCGGGGCGGCCGGCTCGCCGCGCTGTTCGCCGGGGCGTACGCCACCGGCACCTACGGCGGGTACTTCGCGGCCAGCCAGGGCGTGCTGCAGATCGGCGTCTTCGGCCTGCTGCTGCCGCACTCCCTGCAGCAGCTGAACGCGATCAAGAACGTGCTCACCCTCGGGGTCAACGCGGTCGCCGCGCTGACCTACGTGGTCGTGGCCACCGACCGGATCGACTGGGTCGCCGCCGGACTGGTCGCCGGCGGCTCCCTGGTCGGCGGGTACCTGGGCTCCACCTTCGGGCGCCGGCTGCCGGCACCGGTGCTGCGGACGGCGATCGTCGCGCTCGGGATCACCGCCATCGTCGTGCTGGTGACCCGGTGA